The Balaenoptera acutorostrata chromosome 15, mBalAcu1.1, whole genome shotgun sequence genome contains a region encoding:
- the TFR2 gene encoding transferrin receptor protein 2 isoform X2, with product MERLWGLLQRAQRLSPGPSQTIYKRVEGTQQGPLEEEEEEREEGTELPAHFFPMELRGPEPLGSRPARQNPRLWAAAGRRAAPYLVLTALLIFTGAFLLGYVVFRGSCQACGDDVMVVSEDVNHELGPDSHQGTLYWSDLQAMFLRHLGEGRLEDTIRQTSLRERVAGSAGMAALVRDLRALLLRQKLDHVWMDTHYVGLQFPDPAHPNALHWVDAAGKHGEQLPLEDPDVYCPYSATGNATGELVYAHYGRPEDLQDLRARGVEPKGRLLLVRLGVINFAQKVASAQDFGAQGVLIYPDPADFSQGPHKLSLSSHRAVYGHVHLGTGDPYTPGFPSFNQTQFPPVQSSGLPIIPAQPISADTASLLLRKLEGPVAPQEWQGHLPVSPYRLGPGPGLHLGVNNHRASTPISNIFGCIEGRSEPDHYVVIGAQRDAWGPGAAKSAVGTAILLELVRTFSSMVSNGFRPRRSLLFISWDGGDFGSVGSMEWLEGYLSVLHLKAVVYVSLDNAVLGDDKFHAKTSPLLISLIENILKQVDSPNRSGQTLFEQVVFNNHSWEAEVIRPLPMDSSAYSFTAFAGVPAVEFSFMEDGPVYPFLHTKDDTYENLHRVLRGRLPAVAQAVAQLAGQLLIRLSHDHLLPLDFGRYGDVVLRHIGSLNEFSGDLKARGLTLQWVYSARGDYIRAAEKLRKEIYSSEESDERLTRMYNVRIMRVEFYFLSQYVSAADSPFRHIFLGRGDHTLGALLDHVRLLRSSGPGALGEEAQVARGLGFQESRFRRQLALLTWTLQGAANALSGDVWNIDNNF from the exons ATGGAGCGGCTTTGGGGTCTACTCCAGAGAGCG CAAAGGTTGTCCCCAGGACCCTCTCAGACCATCTACAAGCGTGTGGAGGGCACCCAGCAGGGGCccctggaggaggaagaggaagaaagggaggaggggaccGAGCTACCGGCCCACTTCTTCCCCATGGAGCTGAGGGGCCCCGAGCCCCTGGGCTCTCGACCAGCTCGGCAAAACCCCAGACTCTGGGCAGCAGCAGGACGAAGAGCCGCCCCCTACCTGGTCCTGACAGCCCTACTGATCTTCACTGGGG CCTTCCTCCTGGGCTACGTGGTCTTCCGGGGGTCCTGCCAGGCATGTGGGGATGACGTGATGGTGGTCAGCGAGGACGTGAACCATGAGCTGGGCCCGGACTCCCACCAGGGCACATTGTACTGGAGCGACCTCCAGGCCATGTTTCTGCGGCACCTGGGGGAGGGGCGTCTGGAAGATACCATCAG GCAAACCAGCCTTCGGGAAAGGGTAGCCGGCTCGGCCGGGATGGCAGCCCTGGTTCGGGACCTCCGCGCACTGCTCTTGCGCCAGAAGCTGGACCACGTGTGGATGGACACACACTACGTGGGGCTGCAGTTCCCAGACCC GGCTCACCCCAACGCCCTCCACTGGGTGGATGCCGCCGGGAAGCACGGGGAGCAGCTGCCACTGGAGGACCCGGACGTTTACTGCCCCTACAGCGCCACGGGCAACGCCACG GGAGAGCTGGTGTACGCCCACTACGGGCGGCCGGAGGACCTGCAGGACCTGCGGGCCCGGGGCGTGGAGCCGAAGGGGCGCCTCCTGCTGGTGCGCTTGGGGGTGATCAACTTTGCCCAGAAG gtGGCCAGTGCCCAGGACTTTGGGGCCCAAGGAGTGCTCATATACCCGGACCCGGCAGACTTCTCCCAGGGCccacacaagctcagcctgtccagCCACCGGGCTGTGTATGGACAT GTGCACCTGGGAACGGGAGACCCCTACACACCTGGCTTCCCTTCCTTCAATCAAACCCAGTTCCCTCCGGTCCagtcctcaggcctccctatcaTCCCAGCCCAGCCCATCAGCGCGGACACTGCCTCCCTCCTACTGAG GAAGCTTGAAGGCCCTGTGGCCCCCCAGGAATGGCAGGGGCACCTCCCAGTCTCCCCTTATCgcctgggccctgggccaggcCTGCACCTAGGGGTCAACAACCACAGGGCCTCCACCCCCATCAGCAACATCTTTGGCTGCATCGAGGGCCGCTCAGAGCCAG ATCACTATGTTGTCATTGGGGCCCAGAGGGATGCATGGGGCCCAGGAGCAGCCAAGTCCGCTGTGGGGACCGCCATACTGCTGGAGCTGGTGCGGACCTTTTCCTCCATGGTGAGCAATG GCTTCCGGCCCCGCAGAAGTCTTCTCTTCATCAGCTGGGATGGTGGTGACTTTGGGAGTGTGGGCTCCATGGAGTGGCTGGAG GGCTACCTCAGCGTGCTGCACCTCAAAGCCGTAGTCTATGTGAGCCTGGACAACGCAGTGCTGG GGGATGACAAGTTCCACGCCAAGACCAGCCCCCTTCTGATCAGCCTCATCGAGAACATCCTAAAGCAG gtgGACTCTCCTAACCGCAGTGGCCAGACCCTCTTCGAGCAGGTGGTGTTCAACAATCACAGCTGGGAAGCTGAGGT GATCCGGCCGCTACCCATGGACAGCAGTGCCTATTCCTTCACGGCCTTCGCGGGGGTCCCTGCCGTTGAGTTCTCCTTCATGGAG GATGGCCCGGTGTACCCGTTCCTGCACACGAAGGACGACACCTATGAGAACCTGCACAGGGTACTGCGGGGCCGCCTGCCTGCCGTGGCCCAGGCTGTGGCCCAGCTCGCCGGGCAGCTCCTCATCCGGCTCAGCCACGATCACCTGCTGCCCCTCGACTTCGGCCGCTATGGGGATGTGGTCCTCAGGCACATCGGCAGCCTCAATGAGTTCTCTGGGGACCTCAAG GCCCGCGGGCTGACCCTCCAGTGGGTGTACTCGGCGCGGGGGGACTACATCCGGGCGGCCGAGAAACTGCGGAAGGAGATCTACAGCTCGGAGGAGAGCGACGAGAGACTGACGCGCATGTACAACGTGCGCATTATGCGG GTGGAGTTCTACTTCCTGTCCCAGTACGTGTCGGCGGCCGACTCACCGTTCCGCCACATCTTCCTGGGTCGCGGAGACCACACGCTGGGTGCCCTGCTGGACCACGTGCGGCTGCTGCGCTCGAGTGGCCCCGGGGCCCTTGGGGAGGAGGCCCAGGTGGCGCGGGGCCTGGGCTTCCAGGAGAGCCGCTTCCGGCGCCAGCTGGCCCTGCTCACCTGGACGCTGCAGGGGGCAGCCAACGCGCTGAGCGGGGACGTCTGGAACATCGATAACAACTTCTGA
- the TFR2 gene encoding transferrin receptor protein 2 isoform X3, protein MELRGPEPLGSRPARQNPRLWAAAGRRAAPYLVLTALLIFTGAFLLGYVVFRGSCQACGDDVMVVSEDVNHELGPDSHQGTLYWSDLQAMFLRHLGEGRLEDTIRQTSLRERVAGSAGMAALVRDLRALLLRQKLDHVWMDTHYVGLQFPDPAHPNALHWVDAAGKHGEQLPLEDPDVYCPYSATGNATGELVYAHYGRPEDLQDLRARGVEPKGRLLLVRLGVINFAQKVASAQDFGAQGVLIYPDPADFSQGPHKLSLSSHRAVYGHVHLGTGDPYTPGFPSFNQTQFPPVQSSGLPIIPAQPISADTASLLLRKLEGPVAPQEWQGHLPVSPYRLGPGPGLHLGVNNHRASTPISNIFGCIEGRSEPDHYVVIGAQRDAWGPGAAKSAVGTAILLELVRTFSSMVSNGFRPRRSLLFISWDGGDFGSVGSMEWLEGYLSVLHLKAVVYVSLDNAVLGDDKFHAKTSPLLISLIENILKQVDSPNRSGQTLFEQVVFNNHSWEAEVIRPLPMDSSAYSFTAFAGVPAVEFSFMEDGPVYPFLHTKDDTYENLHRVLRGRLPAVAQAVAQLAGQLLIRLSHDHLLPLDFGRYGDVVLRHIGSLNEFSGDLKARGLTLQWVYSARGDYIRAAEKLRKEIYSSEESDERLTRMYNVRIMRVMRRGESRGRTLGLPTGGSRRNRRGGRTGLGARPSQERPTASESRGWSSTSCPSTCRRPTHRSATSSWVAETTRWVPCWTTCGCCARVAPGPLGRRPRWRGAWASRRAASGASWPCSPGRCRGQPTR, encoded by the exons ATGGAGCTGAGGGGCCCCGAGCCCCTGGGCTCTCGACCAGCTCGGCAAAACCCCAGACTCTGGGCAGCAGCAGGACGAAGAGCCGCCCCCTACCTGGTCCTGACAGCCCTACTGATCTTCACTGGGG CCTTCCTCCTGGGCTACGTGGTCTTCCGGGGGTCCTGCCAGGCATGTGGGGATGACGTGATGGTGGTCAGCGAGGACGTGAACCATGAGCTGGGCCCGGACTCCCACCAGGGCACATTGTACTGGAGCGACCTCCAGGCCATGTTTCTGCGGCACCTGGGGGAGGGGCGTCTGGAAGATACCATCAG GCAAACCAGCCTTCGGGAAAGGGTAGCCGGCTCGGCCGGGATGGCAGCCCTGGTTCGGGACCTCCGCGCACTGCTCTTGCGCCAGAAGCTGGACCACGTGTGGATGGACACACACTACGTGGGGCTGCAGTTCCCAGACCC GGCTCACCCCAACGCCCTCCACTGGGTGGATGCCGCCGGGAAGCACGGGGAGCAGCTGCCACTGGAGGACCCGGACGTTTACTGCCCCTACAGCGCCACGGGCAACGCCACG GGAGAGCTGGTGTACGCCCACTACGGGCGGCCGGAGGACCTGCAGGACCTGCGGGCCCGGGGCGTGGAGCCGAAGGGGCGCCTCCTGCTGGTGCGCTTGGGGGTGATCAACTTTGCCCAGAAG gtGGCCAGTGCCCAGGACTTTGGGGCCCAAGGAGTGCTCATATACCCGGACCCGGCAGACTTCTCCCAGGGCccacacaagctcagcctgtccagCCACCGGGCTGTGTATGGACAT GTGCACCTGGGAACGGGAGACCCCTACACACCTGGCTTCCCTTCCTTCAATCAAACCCAGTTCCCTCCGGTCCagtcctcaggcctccctatcaTCCCAGCCCAGCCCATCAGCGCGGACACTGCCTCCCTCCTACTGAG GAAGCTTGAAGGCCCTGTGGCCCCCCAGGAATGGCAGGGGCACCTCCCAGTCTCCCCTTATCgcctgggccctgggccaggcCTGCACCTAGGGGTCAACAACCACAGGGCCTCCACCCCCATCAGCAACATCTTTGGCTGCATCGAGGGCCGCTCAGAGCCAG ATCACTATGTTGTCATTGGGGCCCAGAGGGATGCATGGGGCCCAGGAGCAGCCAAGTCCGCTGTGGGGACCGCCATACTGCTGGAGCTGGTGCGGACCTTTTCCTCCATGGTGAGCAATG GCTTCCGGCCCCGCAGAAGTCTTCTCTTCATCAGCTGGGATGGTGGTGACTTTGGGAGTGTGGGCTCCATGGAGTGGCTGGAG GGCTACCTCAGCGTGCTGCACCTCAAAGCCGTAGTCTATGTGAGCCTGGACAACGCAGTGCTGG GGGATGACAAGTTCCACGCCAAGACCAGCCCCCTTCTGATCAGCCTCATCGAGAACATCCTAAAGCAG gtgGACTCTCCTAACCGCAGTGGCCAGACCCTCTTCGAGCAGGTGGTGTTCAACAATCACAGCTGGGAAGCTGAGGT GATCCGGCCGCTACCCATGGACAGCAGTGCCTATTCCTTCACGGCCTTCGCGGGGGTCCCTGCCGTTGAGTTCTCCTTCATGGAG GATGGCCCGGTGTACCCGTTCCTGCACACGAAGGACGACACCTATGAGAACCTGCACAGGGTACTGCGGGGCCGCCTGCCTGCCGTGGCCCAGGCTGTGGCCCAGCTCGCCGGGCAGCTCCTCATCCGGCTCAGCCACGATCACCTGCTGCCCCTCGACTTCGGCCGCTATGGGGATGTGGTCCTCAGGCACATCGGCAGCCTCAATGAGTTCTCTGGGGACCTCAAG GCCCGCGGGCTGACCCTCCAGTGGGTGTACTCGGCGCGGGGGGACTACATCCGGGCGGCCGAGAAACTGCGGAAGGAGATCTACAGCTCGGAGGAGAGCGACGAGAGACTGACGCGCATGTACAACGTGCGCATTATGCGG GTAATGAGAAGAGGAGAAAGTAGAGGTCGAACCCTGGGGCTGCCCACAGGTGGGAGCAGAAGGAACCGGAGAGGTGGGAGAACTGGGCTAGGAGCGCGGCCATCTCAGGAGAGACCGACAGCATCTGAGTCAAGAGG GTGGAGTTCTACTTCCTGTCCCAGTACGTGTCGGCGGCCGACTCACCGTTCCGCCACATCTTCCTGGGTCGCGGAGACCACACGCTGGGTGCCCTGCTGGACCACGTGCGGCTGCTGCGCTCGAGTGGCCCCGGGGCCCTTGGGGAGGAGGCCCAGGTGGCGCGGGGCCTGGGCTTCCAGGAGAGCCGCTTCCGGCGCCAGCTGGCCCTGCTCACCTGGACGCTGCAGGGGGCAGCCAACGCGCTGA
- the TFR2 gene encoding transferrin receptor protein 2 isoform X1: MERLWGLLQRAQRLSPGPSQTIYKRVEGTQQGPLEEEEEEREEGTELPAHFFPMELRGPEPLGSRPARQNPRLWAAAGRRAAPYLVLTALLIFTGAFLLGYVVFRGSCQACGDDVMVVSEDVNHELGPDSHQGTLYWSDLQAMFLRHLGEGRLEDTIRQTSLRERVAGSAGMAALVRDLRALLLRQKLDHVWMDTHYVGLQFPDPAHPNALHWVDAAGKHGEQLPLEDPDVYCPYSATGNATGELVYAHYGRPEDLQDLRARGVEPKGRLLLVRLGVINFAQKVASAQDFGAQGVLIYPDPADFSQGPHKLSLSSHRAVYGHVHLGTGDPYTPGFPSFNQTQFPPVQSSGLPIIPAQPISADTASLLLRKLEGPVAPQEWQGHLPVSPYRLGPGPGLHLGVNNHRASTPISNIFGCIEGRSEPDHYVVIGAQRDAWGPGAAKSAVGTAILLELVRTFSSMVSNGFRPRRSLLFISWDGGDFGSVGSMEWLEGYLSVLHLKAVVYVSLDNAVLGDDKFHAKTSPLLISLIENILKQVDSPNRSGQTLFEQVVFNNHSWEAEVIRPLPMDSSAYSFTAFAGVPAVEFSFMEDGPVYPFLHTKDDTYENLHRVLRGRLPAVAQAVAQLAGQLLIRLSHDHLLPLDFGRYGDVVLRHIGSLNEFSGDLKARGLTLQWVYSARGDYIRAAEKLRKEIYSSEESDERLTRMYNVRIMRVMRRGESRGRTLGLPTGGSRRNRRGGRTGLGARPSQERPTASESRGWSSTSCPSTCRRPTHRSATSSWVAETTRWVPCWTTCGCCARVAPGPLGRRPRWRGAWASRRAASGASWPCSPGRCRGQPTR; the protein is encoded by the exons ATGGAGCGGCTTTGGGGTCTACTCCAGAGAGCG CAAAGGTTGTCCCCAGGACCCTCTCAGACCATCTACAAGCGTGTGGAGGGCACCCAGCAGGGGCccctggaggaggaagaggaagaaagggaggaggggaccGAGCTACCGGCCCACTTCTTCCCCATGGAGCTGAGGGGCCCCGAGCCCCTGGGCTCTCGACCAGCTCGGCAAAACCCCAGACTCTGGGCAGCAGCAGGACGAAGAGCCGCCCCCTACCTGGTCCTGACAGCCCTACTGATCTTCACTGGGG CCTTCCTCCTGGGCTACGTGGTCTTCCGGGGGTCCTGCCAGGCATGTGGGGATGACGTGATGGTGGTCAGCGAGGACGTGAACCATGAGCTGGGCCCGGACTCCCACCAGGGCACATTGTACTGGAGCGACCTCCAGGCCATGTTTCTGCGGCACCTGGGGGAGGGGCGTCTGGAAGATACCATCAG GCAAACCAGCCTTCGGGAAAGGGTAGCCGGCTCGGCCGGGATGGCAGCCCTGGTTCGGGACCTCCGCGCACTGCTCTTGCGCCAGAAGCTGGACCACGTGTGGATGGACACACACTACGTGGGGCTGCAGTTCCCAGACCC GGCTCACCCCAACGCCCTCCACTGGGTGGATGCCGCCGGGAAGCACGGGGAGCAGCTGCCACTGGAGGACCCGGACGTTTACTGCCCCTACAGCGCCACGGGCAACGCCACG GGAGAGCTGGTGTACGCCCACTACGGGCGGCCGGAGGACCTGCAGGACCTGCGGGCCCGGGGCGTGGAGCCGAAGGGGCGCCTCCTGCTGGTGCGCTTGGGGGTGATCAACTTTGCCCAGAAG gtGGCCAGTGCCCAGGACTTTGGGGCCCAAGGAGTGCTCATATACCCGGACCCGGCAGACTTCTCCCAGGGCccacacaagctcagcctgtccagCCACCGGGCTGTGTATGGACAT GTGCACCTGGGAACGGGAGACCCCTACACACCTGGCTTCCCTTCCTTCAATCAAACCCAGTTCCCTCCGGTCCagtcctcaggcctccctatcaTCCCAGCCCAGCCCATCAGCGCGGACACTGCCTCCCTCCTACTGAG GAAGCTTGAAGGCCCTGTGGCCCCCCAGGAATGGCAGGGGCACCTCCCAGTCTCCCCTTATCgcctgggccctgggccaggcCTGCACCTAGGGGTCAACAACCACAGGGCCTCCACCCCCATCAGCAACATCTTTGGCTGCATCGAGGGCCGCTCAGAGCCAG ATCACTATGTTGTCATTGGGGCCCAGAGGGATGCATGGGGCCCAGGAGCAGCCAAGTCCGCTGTGGGGACCGCCATACTGCTGGAGCTGGTGCGGACCTTTTCCTCCATGGTGAGCAATG GCTTCCGGCCCCGCAGAAGTCTTCTCTTCATCAGCTGGGATGGTGGTGACTTTGGGAGTGTGGGCTCCATGGAGTGGCTGGAG GGCTACCTCAGCGTGCTGCACCTCAAAGCCGTAGTCTATGTGAGCCTGGACAACGCAGTGCTGG GGGATGACAAGTTCCACGCCAAGACCAGCCCCCTTCTGATCAGCCTCATCGAGAACATCCTAAAGCAG gtgGACTCTCCTAACCGCAGTGGCCAGACCCTCTTCGAGCAGGTGGTGTTCAACAATCACAGCTGGGAAGCTGAGGT GATCCGGCCGCTACCCATGGACAGCAGTGCCTATTCCTTCACGGCCTTCGCGGGGGTCCCTGCCGTTGAGTTCTCCTTCATGGAG GATGGCCCGGTGTACCCGTTCCTGCACACGAAGGACGACACCTATGAGAACCTGCACAGGGTACTGCGGGGCCGCCTGCCTGCCGTGGCCCAGGCTGTGGCCCAGCTCGCCGGGCAGCTCCTCATCCGGCTCAGCCACGATCACCTGCTGCCCCTCGACTTCGGCCGCTATGGGGATGTGGTCCTCAGGCACATCGGCAGCCTCAATGAGTTCTCTGGGGACCTCAAG GCCCGCGGGCTGACCCTCCAGTGGGTGTACTCGGCGCGGGGGGACTACATCCGGGCGGCCGAGAAACTGCGGAAGGAGATCTACAGCTCGGAGGAGAGCGACGAGAGACTGACGCGCATGTACAACGTGCGCATTATGCGG GTAATGAGAAGAGGAGAAAGTAGAGGTCGAACCCTGGGGCTGCCCACAGGTGGGAGCAGAAGGAACCGGAGAGGTGGGAGAACTGGGCTAGGAGCGCGGCCATCTCAGGAGAGACCGACAGCATCTGAGTCAAGAGG GTGGAGTTCTACTTCCTGTCCCAGTACGTGTCGGCGGCCGACTCACCGTTCCGCCACATCTTCCTGGGTCGCGGAGACCACACGCTGGGTGCCCTGCTGGACCACGTGCGGCTGCTGCGCTCGAGTGGCCCCGGGGCCCTTGGGGAGGAGGCCCAGGTGGCGCGGGGCCTGGGCTTCCAGGAGAGCCGCTTCCGGCGCCAGCTGGCCCTGCTCACCTGGACGCTGCAGGGGGCAGCCAACGCGCTGA